The following are encoded together in the Leptospira stimsonii genome:
- a CDS encoding YciI family protein yields MDEYLILMRLDLISKDAQPSPQQLEVYMKQYHDWVEGIVLRKKFLGGTGLSTEGKVIKPNQVISEGPFVEIKESLAGFITILADNFEDAVSIAKECPILGGDGNSVEVRRIVSVHEKD; encoded by the coding sequence ATGGATGAATACTTAATCTTGATGCGATTGGATTTGATCTCGAAGGATGCGCAACCGTCGCCGCAACAGCTCGAAGTTTATATGAAGCAGTATCACGACTGGGTGGAAGGGATCGTGTTGAGAAAAAAATTTCTCGGAGGCACTGGTCTTTCTACGGAAGGCAAGGTAATCAAACCCAATCAAGTGATCAGCGAAGGCCCCTTTGTGGAAATCAAAGAATCCCTTGCGGGTTTTATTACGATCTTAGCGGATAACTTTGAAGACGCTGTATCGATCGCCAAGGAATGCCCTATCTTAGGCGGTGACGGAAACAGCGTGGAAGTAAGACGAATCGTTTCGGTGCACGAAAAAGATTAA
- a CDS encoding GyrI-like domain-containing protein, with translation MSYRNVSGKKLIGMRVHLSLSENKTQELWKNFMVRKSEIRNRIGAEFYSMQIYEDSYFKNFDPAKTFEKWASVEVSDFDSVPVEMETTILPEGLYAVFFYKGSSKDGPKVFQYIFGTWFPDSDFVLDQRPHFELLGEKDRNDDPNSEEEIWIPIRQKK, from the coding sequence ATTTCGTATCGAAACGTTAGCGGAAAAAAACTTATCGGAATGAGAGTTCACTTGTCCCTCTCGGAAAATAAGACCCAAGAACTCTGGAAGAATTTTATGGTTAGAAAGAGTGAAATCCGAAATCGAATTGGAGCCGAATTCTATTCGATGCAGATCTACGAAGATTCTTATTTTAAGAATTTTGACCCCGCCAAAACGTTCGAGAAATGGGCGAGTGTGGAAGTCTCCGATTTTGATTCGGTCCCCGTCGAAATGGAAACCACAATTCTTCCGGAGGGGTTGTACGCCGTCTTCTTCTACAAAGGTTCCTCCAAGGATGGTCCGAAAGTTTTCCAGTATATATTTGGCACTTGGTTTCCCGATTCGGATTTCGTTTTAGATCAAAGACCGCATTTTGAGCTGTTAGGTGAAAAGGATCGAAACGACGACCCGAATTCGGAAGAAGAGATCTGGATTCCGATTCGGCAGAAGAAATAA
- a CDS encoding ArsR/SmtB family transcription factor: protein MLERLRKGSLTISELAEPFSMSFAGVAKHIDVLNSAGLVRKVKAQEDGRSFRLELQSKAVSEAFAWLTYHQEFWANKLDRLEAFMEEEELKNDKPRSKSRKKN, encoded by the coding sequence ATGCTCGAACGTCTTCGGAAAGGATCTCTAACGATTTCGGAACTCGCGGAACCATTCTCCATGTCGTTTGCCGGAGTCGCCAAACATATCGACGTCTTGAATAGCGCGGGTTTGGTTCGCAAGGTGAAAGCACAGGAAGACGGAAGAAGTTTTAGACTCGAGCTTCAAAGTAAGGCAGTATCGGAAGCCTTTGCTTGGCTCACCTATCATCAAGAATTCTGGGCAAACAAGCTGGATCGACTAGAAGCGTTTATGGAAGAAGAGGAATTAAAAAATGATAAACCCCGTTCTAAAAGTAGAAAAAAAAATTAA
- a CDS encoding SRPBCC family protein, producing MINPVLKVEKKINADQTRLFRAWLDTENFSRWFLSGDPIVESVTIDPRPGGKFRIDMSLNGKIFPHEGEYQTIEEPTKLVFTWRSHATGGRDTLVTVTFTALSTTRTENSSGANQRPQTLVTLIHERLANEKEIQSHDYGWTHILDAYSEWFDEKG from the coding sequence ATGATAAACCCCGTTCTAAAAGTAGAAAAAAAAATTAACGCGGATCAGACAAGGCTCTTTCGTGCGTGGCTTGACACGGAAAACTTTTCACGATGGTTTTTGAGCGGAGATCCAATCGTTGAATCCGTTACCATAGATCCTCGACCCGGCGGAAAGTTTCGAATCGATATGTCTCTCAATGGAAAAATATTTCCACACGAAGGAGAATACCAAACGATCGAAGAGCCGACTAAGCTGGTGTTTACCTGGCGTTCTCATGCAACGGGAGGACGGGATACTCTGGTCACGGTTACTTTTACCGCGTTGTCGACGACGAGGACCGAAAATTCTTCCGGCGCGAATCAAAGGCCGCAGACACTTGTGACATTGATTCATGAACGTCTTGCAAACGAAAAAGAAATTCAATCACACGATTACGGATGGACTCATATTCTCGACGCCTATTCGGAATGGTTCGACGAGAAGGGTTAA
- a CDS encoding SRPBCC family protein, which translates to MNGIYHKIGIRSGAEEVIQALTTQAGLAGWWTKQVEGPFSGGKSEAGESIRFSFGHKADMEMKVKELAPQRVLWECTSGPEDWIGSHIDFKLNASKAPDGGGLTIIHFRHQDWKKESEFTAHCSMKWATFLLSLKSLVELGQGQPAPDDLKIDDLN; encoded by the coding sequence ATGAACGGGATATATCACAAAATTGGAATACGTTCCGGCGCGGAGGAAGTGATTCAGGCGTTGACGACTCAAGCAGGTCTTGCGGGATGGTGGACGAAACAAGTCGAAGGACCATTTTCGGGAGGAAAGTCAGAGGCAGGAGAATCGATTCGTTTTAGTTTCGGGCATAAGGCCGATATGGAGATGAAAGTAAAAGAACTCGCTCCACAACGCGTTCTCTGGGAATGCACTTCCGGACCGGAAGATTGGATCGGTTCTCATATCGATTTTAAATTGAACGCAAGCAAGGCTCCGGATGGAGGGGGATTGACGATCATTCATTTTCGACACCAAGACTGGAAGAAAGAAAGCGAATTCACCGCACATTGTAGTATGAAATGGGCGACTTTCTTACTCAGTTTAAAGAGTCTTGTGGAATTGGGACAAGGTCAGCCTGCTCCGGATGATTTGAAAATCGACGACCTGAACTGA
- a CDS encoding DUF4180 domain-containing protein, producing MKEIKIGNKTFTLFNEDEICLEDPNSFLETVFSTASETIVFSEKNFHQKFYDLKSGFAGEILQKITNYKLRMIVLGDFSQYDSKSFRDFIYESNQNGRVIFVSDLETGLKLLK from the coding sequence ATGAAGGAAATTAAAATCGGAAACAAAACATTCACACTTTTTAATGAAGATGAGATTTGTTTGGAGGATCCGAATTCCTTTTTGGAAACCGTTTTTTCCACCGCTTCGGAAACGATTGTATTTTCGGAAAAGAATTTTCATCAAAAATTCTATGATCTAAAATCTGGATTTGCCGGCGAAATTCTGCAAAAGATTACGAACTACAAATTGAGAATGATTGTTTTAGGAGATTTTTCCCAGTATGATTCCAAAAGTTTTCGAGACTTTATCTATGAAAGTAATCAAAACGGAAGAGTAATCTTCGTTTCTGATTTGGAAACGGGTTTGAAGTTATTAAAATAG
- a CDS encoding YdeI/OmpD-associated family protein: MSRTNPKVDLYFKKTKTWQNELEKLRKIVLDTKLTEELKWGSPCYTFQDNNIVLIHVFKEYCALLFFKGALLKDPNKILIQQTKNTQAARQIRFTDVQEIVKAKSILKAYIKEAIEIEKAGLKVTFKKTKEFEFPEEFLRQLDHVPSLKSAFDSLTPGRQRAYLLHFSSPKQSKTRESRVEKCIKRILDGKGLDD; the protein is encoded by the coding sequence ATGAGCAGAACAAATCCTAAAGTTGATCTATACTTCAAGAAGACGAAAACGTGGCAAAACGAATTGGAGAAGTTAAGAAAGATCGTTCTCGATACCAAGTTGACTGAAGAATTGAAATGGGGCTCCCCTTGTTATACATTCCAAGATAATAATATAGTCTTGATACACGTTTTCAAGGAATACTGTGCGCTTCTTTTTTTCAAAGGAGCCTTATTGAAAGATCCGAACAAAATTCTTATCCAGCAAACGAAAAATACTCAGGCGGCCCGTCAGATTCGATTTACCGATGTTCAGGAAATCGTTAAGGCGAAATCGATTTTGAAAGCCTATATCAAAGAAGCGATCGAAATCGAGAAGGCGGGGTTAAAAGTAACGTTTAAGAAAACCAAAGAATTCGAATTCCCGGAAGAATTTCTTCGCCAATTGGACCATGTTCCTAGCCTAAAATCCGCTTTCGATTCTCTGACGCCGGGACGACAAAGGGCGTATCTTCTTCATTTTTCCTCCCCAAAACAATCTAAAACTCGTGAATCGAGAGTTGAAAAATGTATAAAACGAATTCTGGATGGGAAAGGGCTCGATGATTGA
- a CDS encoding class I SAM-dependent methyltransferase, whose amino-acid sequence MGRNEIAPEHTAVRVALWRALHVQVDSNPHVLEDELGLKLVGDQNWRDRPDMNPEGTRRIRSSIVARARFVEDLVEEQLKLGTAQYVILGAGLDTFAQRRPEIASRLTVFEVDQPGPQKWKEQRLNELGFEKIPDYLKFVPVDFEGGQSWWDKLVESGFDPNKPSIVASTGVSMYLTREANLSTLRQMANLSPGSCFATTYMLPIDLLEPQDKPTLEFTIQKTREAGTPFISFFTPTEILELAKDAGFRKAQYVSIEEIRERYFLNRSDGLIPGSGECFLVAMT is encoded by the coding sequence ATGGGAAGGAACGAGATAGCTCCGGAGCACACTGCAGTTCGAGTCGCTTTATGGCGTGCACTTCATGTTCAAGTTGATTCGAATCCACACGTATTAGAGGATGAACTAGGCCTAAAACTCGTTGGTGATCAGAATTGGCGCGATCGCCCGGATATGAATCCCGAAGGTACAAGACGGATTCGTTCTTCGATTGTTGCGCGTGCGAGGTTCGTGGAAGACTTAGTGGAAGAGCAGTTAAAATTAGGAACTGCTCAATATGTGATCCTCGGAGCCGGTCTTGATACGTTTGCACAACGTCGCCCGGAAATCGCTTCACGTCTTACCGTCTTCGAAGTAGATCAACCCGGTCCGCAGAAATGGAAAGAACAACGTCTTAACGAACTCGGATTCGAGAAGATTCCGGATTATCTAAAATTCGTACCCGTTGATTTTGAAGGCGGTCAATCTTGGTGGGACAAACTCGTAGAATCCGGATTTGATCCGAACAAACCCTCGATCGTCGCCTCGACTGGCGTATCCATGTATTTGACCAGAGAAGCCAATCTTTCCACTCTGCGACAAATGGCAAACTTGTCGCCAGGATCTTGTTTCGCTACAACTTATATGCTTCCCATCGACCTTCTTGAACCGCAAGATAAACCGACATTGGAATTTACGATTCAAAAAACACGCGAGGCGGGGACCCCGTTTATCAGTTTTTTCACGCCTACGGAAATTTTAGAATTAGCAAAGGATGCAGGTTTTCGAAAGGCACAATATGTTTCAATCGAGGAGATTCGAGAACGCTATTTTTTAAACCGAAGTGACGGATTGATTCCAGGAAGCGGAGAATGTTTCTTAGTCGCCATGACTTAA
- a CDS encoding ArsR/SmtB family transcription factor codes for MNAFGALADDTRREIVRLVAKNGNLSSTEISRRFKMSAPAISQHLKILKEAQVLQMRKDAQKRIYSLNDSGMNEMEDWLKEIRDLWNQRLDKLEKYLLKMKKERSRGKK; via the coding sequence ATGAATGCTTTTGGAGCGCTGGCGGACGACACAAGAAGGGAAATTGTGAGATTGGTAGCGAAGAATGGAAATCTTAGTTCGACGGAGATAAGCCGAAGATTTAAGATGAGCGCCCCCGCGATTTCACAACATTTGAAGATCTTGAAAGAAGCTCAAGTTCTTCAAATGAGGAAGGACGCACAAAAGAGAATCTATAGCCTTAACGATTCAGGAATGAATGAAATGGAAGATTGGTTAAAGGAAATTAGAGATCTATGGAATCAACGCTTGGATAAGCTGGAAAAGTATCTTTTAAAAATGAAGAAGGAGAGGTCCCGTGGAAAAAAATAA
- a CDS encoding SRPBCC family protein yields MEKNKAETIIEGNKVIYKRYFDVSIDLLFEAWSSQEHLSEWWGPDGFTLTTNSLDFSNGGIWDFVMHGPDGHDYKNKIQFTEIKKPHSIFYKHLGDGEGTKDVDFESKILFEEAGEGSNLTMEQIFPSKEELERVNQKYGAIEGGKQHMENLAKYLKKIA; encoded by the coding sequence GTGGAAAAAAATAAAGCAGAAACAATCATAGAAGGCAACAAAGTCATTTACAAGAGATACTTTGACGTGTCCATCGACTTGCTCTTCGAGGCTTGGTCGTCCCAGGAACATCTTTCCGAGTGGTGGGGTCCTGACGGTTTCACGTTAACGACAAATAGTTTAGATTTTTCCAACGGTGGAATCTGGGACTTCGTCATGCATGGTCCGGATGGGCACGATTATAAAAACAAAATACAATTCACGGAAATTAAGAAGCCGCACTCTATTTTTTATAAACATCTCGGCGACGGTGAAGGAACGAAGGACGTTGACTTCGAATCAAAGATCCTCTTTGAAGAAGCCGGAGAAGGATCCAACTTAACGATGGAACAAATCTTCCCAAGCAAAGAAGAGCTTGAAAGAGTGAACCAAAAGTACGGTGCGATTGAAGGAGGGAAGCAACACATGGAAAATCTCGCTAAGTATTTGAAGAAGATCGCTTAA
- a CDS encoding antitoxin — protein MKYKLSQEEKDLESSIERNEWKSVDNKEQYLKKFKSAAKNTLLKDKRMNIRIAGKDIQLLKTKALEIGIPYQTLVSSILHQYVTGKLTQR, from the coding sequence ATGAAATATAAACTTAGTCAAGAAGAGAAAGATTTGGAATCTTCTATCGAGCGGAATGAATGGAAGTCTGTCGATAATAAGGAACAATATTTGAAAAAATTTAAATCTGCTGCCAAGAATACTTTATTAAAAGATAAGCGAATGAATATCAGAATTGCTGGGAAAGATATTCAATTGTTAAAAACTAAAGCTTTGGAGATTGGGATTCCCTATCAAACTTTAGTTTCAAGTATTTTGCATCAGTATGTCACTGGTAAATTAACACAACGATAA
- a CDS encoding toxin has product MIFDWDNAKNETLKTERNVSFERVVVEIESGSVLDILKHPNRKKYPNQILIIVEIDSYAWVVPTIENKDIFFFKTIYPSRKYTSIYLPEAKL; this is encoded by the coding sequence GTGATCTTTGATTGGGATAATGCTAAAAACGAAACTTTAAAGACTGAACGCAATGTTAGTTTTGAAAGAGTCGTTGTTGAAATTGAGTCTGGGTCAGTTTTGGATATTCTAAAGCACCCGAACAGGAAAAAATATCCAAATCAAATCTTAATAATTGTGGAAATAGATAGCTATGCTTGGGTAGTTCCAACGATTGAAAATAAAGATATTTTCTTTTTTAAGACAATATATCCATCAAGGAAATATACGAGCATATATTTACCGGAGGCAAAATTATGA
- the vapB gene encoding type II toxin-antitoxin system antitoxin VapB — MQTAKLFTNGRSQAVRLPKEFQFSGDDVLIQKVEEAVILVPKNKAWNVFLDGLNRFSDDFMEASREQPKSDKRE; from the coding sequence ATGCAAACGGCGAAATTATTTACAAATGGAAGAAGTCAAGCTGTTAGATTACCGAAAGAATTTCAATTTTCAGGAGATGACGTTCTTATTCAAAAAGTAGAGGAGGCGGTAATATTAGTCCCGAAGAACAAGGCTTGGAATGTATTTTTAGACGGACTTAATCGATTCTCAGATGATTTCATGGAGGCGAGTCGAGAACAACCAAAATCCGATAAAAGAGAATAA
- a CDS encoding type II toxin-antitoxin system PemK/MazF family toxin has product MIRGDIWWVDLGIPFGSEPVFKRPVLIIQDDSFNESNISTVVSIAITSNLNLSEAPGNVLISKKESNLSKDSVVNVSQIVTLDKERFLERVGKLKSSKINEVEAGLKLITGLT; this is encoded by the coding sequence ATGATTCGTGGTGATATCTGGTGGGTAGACTTAGGAATTCCATTCGGAAGTGAACCTGTATTTAAACGACCTGTTTTGATTATTCAAGATGATTCTTTTAATGAAAGTAATATTAGTACAGTAGTATCGATTGCGATTACGTCGAACTTAAATTTGTCTGAAGCTCCTGGCAATGTTCTGATTAGTAAGAAAGAATCTAACTTATCAAAAGATTCAGTAGTGAACGTGTCTCAAATTGTGACTTTAGATAAAGAGAGATTCCTTGAACGGGTGGGAAAGCTTAAATCAAGTAAGATCAACGAAGTTGAAGCAGGCCTCAAGTTAATCACAGGCTTAACTTAA
- a CDS encoding ChpI protein produces MKTAISIPDELFKTAEKTAEKLGIPRSQLFAKALEEFIQSHSKESVTEKLNKVYSSKSKELKSNIPDLSVDSLRKSLKNDSW; encoded by the coding sequence ATGAAAACTGCAATTTCAATTCCTGATGAGTTATTTAAGACTGCTGAGAAAACAGCCGAAAAACTTGGAATACCACGAAGTCAGCTTTTTGCAAAGGCATTAGAAGAATTTATTCAATCCCATAGTAAAGAATCTGTAACTGAGAAGTTAAATAAAGTTTATAGTAGTAAATCCAAAGAGCTTAAAAGCAATATCCCAGATTTATCTGTAGATTCACTGCGTAAGAGTTTAAAAAATGATTCGTGGTGA
- the mazF gene encoding endoribonuclease MazF, giving the protein MVKSSKYIPEKGDIVWLNFTPQAGHEQMGRRPALVLSPKEYNSKTGLAIFCPITSKVKGYPFEVAIKSKKLNGVILSDQIKNLDWTIREVEHIESISKPSLKEVLDNIKLLIF; this is encoded by the coding sequence TTGGTAAAGAGTAGTAAGTATATTCCTGAAAAAGGAGATATTGTGTGGCTAAATTTTACTCCGCAAGCTGGCCACGAACAAATGGGTCGTAGACCAGCGCTTGTGTTATCACCGAAAGAATATAATTCAAAAACTGGTTTGGCCATATTTTGTCCAATTACAAGTAAAGTAAAAGGATATCCTTTCGAAGTGGCTATTAAATCTAAAAAGCTAAACGGCGTAATTCTTTCCGATCAAATAAAGAATTTGGATTGGACTATTCGAGAAGTCGAGCATATAGAGTCGATAAGTAAACCTTCTTTGAAAGAAGTTTTAGATAATATTAAACTATTAATATTTTGA
- a CDS encoding AbrB/MazE/SpoVT family DNA-binding domain-containing protein has product MESIVQKWGNSLGIRIPKAMATELEINDGSHVELQYEGDKIVIYPMRKASLEEKLSKITKQNLHSEISTGSSVGNEAW; this is encoded by the coding sequence ATGGAATCAATTGTTCAAAAATGGGGTAATAGCTTAGGAATTAGAATTCCAAAAGCAATGGCGACTGAATTAGAAATAAATGACGGTAGTCACGTTGAATTGCAATATGAAGGCGATAAAATAGTTATTTATCCGATGCGAAAGGCATCTCTTGAAGAAAAGCTTTCAAAAATTACTAAACAAAATCTTCATTCTGAGATATCAACAGGTAGCTCAGTAGGTAATGAAGCTTGGTAA
- the vapC gene encoding type II toxin-antitoxin system tRNA(fMet)-specific endonuclease VapC, with amino-acid sequence MTQYLLDTNICIYIINQKPESVYKKFKKIKLENISISSITEFELKYGVQKSLHFERNLKVLEEFLSYLNILPFVREDTNKAAKIRVELEKVGKSIGPFDLLIASQALSNKLTLVTNNEKEFNRIKDLKIENWL; translated from the coding sequence ATGACTCAATACTTGTTAGATACTAATATTTGCATTTATATAATAAATCAAAAGCCAGAATCCGTTTACAAAAAATTTAAGAAGATTAAGTTGGAGAACATTTCTATTTCATCAATTACAGAATTTGAATTAAAGTATGGTGTTCAGAAAAGTTTACATTTCGAAAGGAATTTAAAAGTCTTAGAAGAGTTTTTAAGTTACTTGAATATCCTTCCTTTTGTTAGGGAAGACACGAATAAAGCTGCAAAAATTCGAGTAGAACTGGAAAAAGTAGGAAAATCAATTGGTCCTTTCGATCTGCTAATAGCTTCTCAGGCGCTATCAAATAAACTTACTCTTGTAACGAACAATGAAAAAGAATTTAATCGGATTAAAGATCTTAAAATTGAAAATTGGCTATAA
- the vapB gene encoding type II toxin-antitoxin system antitoxin VapB: MNKAKIFKNGDSQAIRLPKDYRFKGKEVYIRKDGDNVILTPIDDAVDRFWNTINNFPDDLIIDRNQPMEYDKRNRI; encoded by the coding sequence ATGAATAAGGCTAAGATTTTTAAAAACGGTGATAGCCAGGCAATTCGTTTGCCTAAAGACTATCGTTTTAAAGGTAAAGAGGTTTATATACGAAAAGACGGGGACAATGTTATTTTAACACCAATAGACGACGCTGTTGATAGATTTTGGAATACCATTAATAATTTCCCCGATGATCTTATAATTGATCGAAATCAACCGATGGAGTATGACAAGCGAAATAGAATATGA
- a CDS encoding type I restriction enzyme HsdR N-terminal domain-containing protein, translating into MAIPAKVLDRITSGLKKFQPVLSSAKTRDVNESDTVVIITDMLSEVFGYDKYSEITTEHVVKKTFCDLAIKIDGKVKLLIEVKAIGLDLKDDHIKQAIDYGANAGIEWVILTSGMNWQIYRISFSKPIDKELVYEINFANINPKNENHIEPVYYLCREALGKSLLDEYHSQKQALSKYYIGQMLLTETILDVIKRELKRLTPGVKIENEEIEEVLRTDIIKRDVLEGEKAVDAKKKIQRAANTYLRNSSPTPKKDNKDSSITDPPVEEISPNLESTSN; encoded by the coding sequence ATGGCAATTCCAGCAAAGGTACTAGATAGAATTACATCAGGATTAAAAAAGTTTCAACCTGTTCTCTCATCTGCTAAGACAAGAGATGTGAATGAATCGGATACTGTAGTAATAATTACAGATATGCTTTCCGAAGTCTTTGGTTACGACAAGTATTCTGAAATTACAACTGAACATGTAGTAAAGAAAACTTTTTGTGATTTAGCAATCAAAATCGATGGGAAAGTTAAATTACTAATCGAAGTAAAAGCTATTGGATTAGACTTGAAAGATGATCACATTAAACAAGCTATTGATTACGGTGCTAATGCTGGAATAGAGTGGGTGATTTTAACTAGTGGAATGAATTGGCAAATATATCGAATATCATTTTCCAAACCAATTGATAAAGAATTAGTATATGAAATTAATTTTGCAAATATTAATCCAAAAAATGAAAATCATATTGAACCAGTCTACTATTTGTGCCGAGAAGCGCTTGGAAAGTCGCTATTAGATGAGTATCATTCACAGAAACAAGCATTAAGTAAATACTACATTGGTCAAATGCTCTTAACGGAGACTATTTTGGATGTCATTAAGCGTGAATTAAAACGACTTACTCCAGGAGTCAAAATCGAAAATGAAGAAATTGAGGAAGTGCTAAGAACAGATATTATTAAACGAGATGTTTTAGAGGGGGAAAAAGCAGTTGATGCTAAGAAAAAAATACAGAGAGCAGCAAATACTTATCTTCGAAATTCTTCTCCGACTCCCAAAAAAGATAATAAAGATTCTTCGATTACAGATCCGCCTGTTGAAGAAATATCCCCAAATTTGGAATCGACTTCAAATTAA
- a CDS encoding type II toxin-antitoxin system YafQ family toxin, producing the protein MKFTPSYNTQFNKDIKLQKKRKKDLNKLKEIMSQLIDGIQLASKFKDHKLSGNYKNRRECHIEPDWLLIYKLDDNSIIFERTGTHSDLFD; encoded by the coding sequence ATGAAATTTACTCCCAGCTATAATACTCAATTTAATAAAGATATCAAGTTACAGAAGAAACGTAAAAAAGATTTGAATAAGCTGAAAGAAATCATGTCCCAGCTTATCGATGGAATTCAATTAGCATCAAAATTTAAGGACCATAAATTGTCGGGCAATTATAAGAATCGTCGAGAATGCCATATCGAACCGGATTGGCTTCTTATCTATAAGTTGGATGACAATTCAATTATATTTGAAAGAACTGGAACTCACTCCGATTTATTTGATTAA
- a CDS encoding type II toxin-antitoxin system RelB/DinJ family antitoxin, translated as MAKTAMIRARVEDNLKKDVENILDHLGLSASEAINIFYHQIKLSKGLPFPVRMPNKVTQKTFEETDKKKGLKSFKSKEDLFKKLEI; from the coding sequence ATGGCAAAAACCGCAATGATTCGTGCAAGGGTAGAAGATAACTTAAAGAAGGATGTAGAAAATATATTGGATCACTTAGGTCTTTCTGCTTCTGAAGCTATTAACATTTTCTATCATCAAATTAAACTAAGTAAAGGATTACCTTTCCCAGTTAGAATGCCAAATAAAGTAACTCAAAAGACATTTGAAGAAACGGATAAGAAAAAAGGTTTAAAGTCTTTTAAATCGAAAGAAGATTTATTTAAAAAGCTGGAGATATGA
- a CDS encoding XRE family transcriptional regulator, with amino-acid sequence MTAKKAENLLGKKVQALIEFKGDSQKEAAVKLKLTPTGLNGIVQGRVESASHSFLTILKEEYKPDFNWLLNDSVPVLPIKYLSPEEEDKLVSKADQDKVLLSQIKTTKGLREIIQNLLKFSNQERKVVGDMIAEFTKKKD; translated from the coding sequence ATGACAGCAAAAAAAGCAGAGAATTTATTAGGTAAAAAGGTGCAGGCTTTGATTGAATTCAAAGGCGACAGTCAAAAAGAGGCCGCCGTAAAATTAAAGCTAACACCTACCGGACTGAATGGAATTGTCCAAGGACGAGTTGAATCTGCTTCACATTCTTTTTTAACAATACTCAAAGAAGAGTATAAGCCAGATTTTAATTGGCTTTTGAATGACTCGGTTCCTGTTCTTCCAATCAAATACCTTTCTCCGGAAGAGGAAGATAAATTGGTTTCTAAAGCTGATCAGGACAAAGTATTACTTAGCCAAATTAAAACTACAAAAGGTTTAAGAGAAATTATTCAAAACCTTTTAAAGTTTTCTAATCAAGAAAGAAAAGTAGTCGGCGATATGATTGCTGAATTCACTAAAAAGAAAGATTAA
- a CDS encoding helix-turn-helix domain-containing protein, translating into MGAKLISRAHPDQESRKRAFWWPFRAQNPFSEQPKLNISGEISEEQKKSFFDQLRKARIEVNLTQAQVSAKLGKYQSYTSKIESGKKRLFIEDFIRLCELYNKPPEYFYSIFSK; encoded by the coding sequence ATGGGCGCAAAATTAATATCCAGAGCGCATCCTGATCAGGAAAGCAGAAAAAGAGCCTTCTGGTGGCCTTTCCGCGCCCAAAATCCCTTCTCCGAACAACCAAAATTGAATATCAGCGGCGAAATTTCGGAAGAACAAAAGAAATCTTTCTTCGACCAACTTAGAAAGGCGAGAATTGAAGTAAATCTAACTCAAGCCCAAGTCTCTGCAAAACTCGGAAAGTATCAAAGTTATACGTCAAAGATTGAATCTGGTAAGAAGAGATTGTTTATAGAGGATTTTATCCGATTATGCGAACTTTATAATAAACCTCCTGAGTATTTCTATTCCATATTTTCTAAGTGA